The Scomber japonicus isolate fScoJap1 chromosome 9, fScoJap1.pri, whole genome shotgun sequence genome includes a region encoding these proteins:
- the fam219ab gene encoding protein FAM219A yields MMEEIDRFQVPSAVQEAEMQAEMQPLDPASSTASEADSDTREGEPVTINYKPSPLQMKIEKQRELARKGSLKNGNTVGSPVNQQPKKNNVMARTRLVVPNKGYSSLDQSPDEKPLVALDTDSDDDFDMSRYSSSGYSSAEQINQDLNIQLLKDGYRLDEIPDDEDLDLIPPKSVNPTCMCCQATSSTTCQIQ; encoded by the exons ATGATGGAAGAAATAGATAGATTTCAAGTGCCGAGCGCCGTGCAGGAGGCAGAGATGCAGGCTGAGATGCAGCCGCTG GACCCTGCCTCATCCACAGCCTCAGAGGCCGACTCAGACACCAGAGAGGGGGAACCCGTCACTATCAACTACAAGCCCTCCCCCCTGCAGATGAAAATAG agaaacagagagagctTGCTAGGAAGGGTTCGTTGAAGAACGGCAACACTGTAGGCAGTCCAGTCAATCAGCAGCCCAAGAAGAACAATGTCATGGCCAGAACACG GTTGGTAGTCCCCAATAAAGGCTATTCCTCTTTAGACCAGAGCCCAGACGAAAAGCCCTTGGTGGCCctagacacagacag CGATGATGACTTTGACATGTCTAGATACTCATCGTCAGGATACTCCTCTGCTGAG caAATCAACCAGGATCTGAACATTCAGCTGCTGAAGGATGGTTACCGCCTAGATGAGATCCCGGATGACGAAGACCTGGATCTGATCCCGCCCAAGTCAGTCAACCCCACCTGCATGTGCTGCCAGGcaacctcctccaccacctgtCAAATACAGTAA